CCTGCCCAAGTACTGCGGGCTGCGGCACACGGACGTGCCAAACCAGTGGACGTTCAGCTCCGCGTCCAAGGTCACAACCGACGACCGCGGCGTGATCCTCGACACGAAGCACGCGTCGGGCTTTGGCTATCCCGAgccctcgacgcgcggcccGGCCAATGCGACGGAGCTGCTCGGGGAGAACTTTATGGACGACTTTGACCTGACGATGGAAGCGGACCACTTCTTCTCCAAGATCCGCAGCACGGGCGCCTCGTACACGCGCGAGTTTGCCATGATCACCAAGCTCCTGACGTCGTCCAAGCGTGGCCGCGACTACCTCAGCTTTGTCGACCCCCTGCCGGACCTCTGGACGACCAAGGAGGCGCAGGGCATGTGTGTGCACCCCGGTCTGCTCGACTCCCTGCTGCTGTCGACGTGGGCGATCGTGTTCTCGTTCGAGGACCAGAGCAAGCTCGTCAAGGACACGTACATGCCCTCCTCTTTCGAAGAGGTCTCGCTCCTGGTCGACCCGGCAgagctgcgcagcgtgcgcggcttCATGATCCACTTTATCTGCCTCGAGGCGAACGAGATCGGCACCTGCCTCGACATTACGCTCTTTGATCGCGACACGGGCCGCACGCTTGTCATtgtgcgcggcctgcgctcgcgccgtgTCATTGAAAACGACGGGCAGGAGATGGTCGCGTACACAGAGACGTGGGAGCCGCGCTTCCTGGGGCCCATggcgcaccttgcgccggcgctcgacgagaaagaggcggtggcggccgtggccgaCATGTCGCTTGTCCACGCCGCAGACCGCCTCTCTGCCGAAGCAGAGCGCAACGCACAGGAGATGTATGCActggacgcggtgcgcgacgccgtggcACTTGGCGCGGTGGCCCTCCTCGAGTCTGTGCTGGAAcatgccgcggccgaggggCGCCAGGTCGTGCGTGTGCTCGAAGTGTACGTCCACCAGAAAAAGGCGCGGCTCAGTGGACTCGTGGCCCGCGCCGCGAAGCGTGGGATCCACCTCGAGGTCGTTCCGCTGAACCTCGCCAAGAACAAGGCGCAGGGAGACGCGCCATACGACATTGCGTCTGCGGCcaaggacgccgagcgcgtgcgcccggCAAGCTTCGAGTTTGTGTGTGCCatcgacgtgctgcgctcgagcccaACGCCGCAGGACGcactcgacgagctcgaggataTGCTTGTTCctggcggcgtgctcgccgtGTTTGAGCTCTCTGCTGCGAATGCAGTGGTGTGTGCTGCATGCTACGGTGCTGACAAGCATACCACCGACTTTTTGCAGTCGGCCGGCTTTGACAGCGGCATGCACACCACGGTGGTGCGTCAGCGCACCACCCCTTGGCTGTGCCGTGCAGGCCACGTCGACGTGGATCCCAGCGGCGTGACCAAGCTGGATGATACCACGGTCGTGTACCGTTTCTGCGCTGGCACAGAGACGGAGCTTGTCGAGGCGGTCAAGTCGCTTGGCGCGAATCCCACAGGCTCGGTCTgggtcctcggcgaggacgatgcgcaaggcgcgcgtggcCTCTCGCTCGCAGGCACCATCGAGAACGAGTTCCCAAACATCCATGCCTACGGCGTGGTCTTTGCCAGCGACGTgcccgaggagcgccgcctggccgtgctcgccgagctgaTCCAGCTCGCGCCTACAGGTGCCGTCGAGCCCTTTACGCGCGTCTGCGGTGGCGGCACCATCttccagcgccgcatcgtgcgtgcgcctggAATTGTCGAGCAGCCGCTCACGAGCCCGTGGGTGCTGGACCTCGATGGGCGCCAGCTCGCTGCGAGCGTGTCGGCACTTGTGCCTCACCAGTACCTCCCGCCACCGCTCGGCCCGCACGAAgtgctcgtgcgcaccgaAGCTGTCGCACTCAACTTTAAGAATGTACTCTCCGCCACAGGACTCTTGCCGGCCAACGACCGCCTGTCAGAGTTTGCAGGTACCGTCGTCGAGAAGGGCAGTGACGTGACGCGCTTCCAGATTGGAGACCGCGTCATGGGCTCGTCCAACCTGTGCCGCGAAGGCACGCATGCGACTGCGGGCGATCTGCTGCTCACCGCGGTGCCGGACAACATGAGCACCCTggaggccgccgccttcCCGATCGTCTACGGCACCGTGTACCATGGCCTGGTACAGCTGGCCAAcatccgccgcggcgacgcgatcCTGATCCAGGCTGCTGCTGGCGGTGTCGGCGTGAGTGCGATCCAgattgcgcagcgccgcggcctcgaggtGTTTTGCACCGTGGGCTCGCAGCAGAAGCGCGACTTCCTGCACAAGACCTTTGGCATCCCGTACGAGAACATGTCCAactcgcgctcgatcgAGGCATGGCGCGGCGAAAGCCGCCGCTGGCTGCAGGCACGCAACAAGAATGGCTTTGACGTGGTGCTAAACTCGCTACAAGGCGTGGGACTGCAGGCGGGCCTGGACtccctcgcgccgctcgggcgcTTTGTCGACATCTCGAAGCGCGACCACCTGGCGGGCAGCCCAATGACCATGGCGCACTTTGCCAAGGCGATCTGCTACTTTGCGATCGAACTCGGAATGCTTGCACACAAGGACCCCGAGCGCATGGCTCAGCTGATGGAAGAAGTCACTCAGGAGCACGTCCATGCGCCGTTCCAGTACCTCGTGGGCCACCCCTTCTCGGGAGTCAACGGCCTCCAGGAGGCGTACCTCTTGATGGAGTCCGGCACGCACATTGGCAAGATCGCCGTGGACCTCTCCGAGGCTTGCAGCGCTggcacacgctcgccgcagctgccgcCCAAGGCGGTGTTCGACCCACGCGCTACCTATGTGTTGCTGGGTGGCTGTGGTGGACTAGGTCCGCGTCTGGCCATTATGATGATCGCCAACGGCGCCCGCAACATCATCCTCACCGGCCGCCGTGGAAAGCTCGACATGGTCGACAAGCGCTCGATCGATgcgatcggcggcgaccCACTCTATCCTGGCGTGCGCGTACGTGTGATGGCTGCCGACGCATTGAGCGAAGACGACATGCGCGGCGTGTTTGATGCAGCGAACGAAATGGCGCCACTCGCGGGTATCTTCCACatggccgtcgcgctcgccgacgaccaaTTTGTGAACATGGACGAGGCCAAGTTCAAGCGCGTCACGGACAGCAAGCTCGGTGTGCTGGAGGTGATCGAACGGCTGGTCGATGTGTCTTCGCTGGACTTTTTGATGCTGTTTTCTtcgaccgccgcgctctACTTTAACCCGGGCCAAGCGAACTACAACGCGGCCCAGGCCTACTTCAACCGCATGGCCAAGGACCACCGCAACATCATCAGCATTGCCGTGCCCGCCATCACCGATGTCGGTgtctttgcgcagctcgtggaGGCCAAAGGAAAGACGGCCGCGACCAAGTCGATGCTTGCGCtggcgtgctcgtcgcgtgAGCTGTGCATGCGGATCCGCGATGCGTTGTCGCGCACGGTGACCAACCAGCCGGTGCCGTACTACATCCCGGGCAACCTTGACTGGACCGTGAGCTACAAGATCGCTGAATCGTGCCGCACCTCGTTTtcgcacctcgccgagcacgacgacgacgacgaggttGTCGAGACGGGCCTCCAAGAGGTGGATGCAGTCACCGGCATGCTGTGCAAGCTGCTCAACCTTGAGCCCGACAGCATCGATGACTCGGCGTTCCTCTCGGCGCTCGGACTCGACTCGATGTCTGCCTCGCGCCTCAGTGCGGTGCTTGATGCAGAGCACGGCGTGAAGATGACCCAGCTCCAGCTGCTCGGTCCCGTGTCTGTCGGCGCTctgcgcgcggtgctcgccgcgacCGGTGACGAGAACGGCGGACCCAAGCAGGCCCTTGccgacaaggccgaggacTATGCTGCAGACGTCACGAAATTCGAGAGCGAAGCAATCACCGACGAAACGCTCGGTGAGTTTGACATTGCGCAGATCAACGCCGAGAACGACAAGCTCCGCGTTTTCATCACGAGCGGTACAGGGTTCCTGGGTAGCGCGGTGCTGGCAAGCATGCTTAGAGCCCTTCCCCGCGCCCACTTTACAGCGCTTCTGCGTGGCGACTGTGTCGCCGGTGCAGagcagcggctgcgcgaAGCGTTCTCAAAGAACATGCACGATACCGCAGAACTCGGCCGCGTCCatgtcgtgctcggcgacgtgacaaagccgcgcctcgggctgTCGGACGCAGACTGGACGCAACTTGCGGCAGAGACGGACCTCGTCGTGCAGACACACGGCAAGGCCGACCACGTCGCGGGTTACCGCAGCCTCGTGCAAGTGAACACGTACTCGACGAGCCAGGTGCTTAAGCTCGTCGCAACTACGAAGCCCAAGGCCCTCTGCTACTTCGGCTCCACAAACATGTGGATCAACACGGCAGGCGAAAAGAACGTCAAGGTCATACGCGAAGACTTTGACTTGTCTGCACTCGCATCGGGACTGCTGGGTGGATACCGCCAGTCCAAGTGGGTGTCCGAGAGGCTTGTggagcgcgcacgcgctcgtggcgtgccggtgctcgTGGTTCGCCCCGGTACACTCGGTGGTATCGCCGGCATGGGCGAAGAACTGAACCGCGAGACCTACCAGCTTGGTCGCAGCAAGGACAGCTTTATCAATCGCATCATCGCAGGGTGTGAGCAGTTCGGATATGCGCCCATCTCGCAGGCGAACTTCTCCGAAACACCGATCAGCTGGTTCGGCGACATGTTTGGCCGTCTGCTGACGAAGCCAGCGGCGTGGTCTGGCAAGTATCCTGCGTTCCACATCAAGAACCCGCACGCGCTTACGGACATGAACAGCTCGCGCGTGGAGACTACCTTCAAGTGGATTCCCATGGACGAATGGGCTACAAGTTTCAAGGCATATGCAAACACGGAGGAAGGTTCTACAAACCCTCTCACGCCTCTGGTCGGCTATATCGACCTGCTCGTGTCGCTGCCTGACTTCGATATGCAGTTCACCCGCtccgtgctcggcgaggagtTCGTTGAATGCCCCACGTCGTAGGTAGAACCGGGCCTTGGTTTGCGTGCTAGGGTTTTTTCAATATACGTCCCCTTTCACTTCGAATCGCAATTGACTTTTCAAAATCTTTTTTTTTTTTTGAATAGTGTGAATCAATGCTAGAGTTACAACTGTACAAAGATCATTGCTACGCAACATGAAAGTTGGCATTCTCAGCGCAACACTGGGCCTTGAGCCCTGCTCAAGCAAGCACTATTTATGTATTACAAAGCTCCATTATCACCTGTAGCGCCTACTGTGTGTCATCAAACCAGCATTCGGCTTTGTTTTTTGTTTTTTTTATTTTGCCAAGCTTGACAAGTACAAAAGGCTAGGCTATACGGCAACATTTCCCAATACCTCCACTATGTATTTCCCCACACCCGTGGCTCGGCATGCACATGCCAAAATCACGTGCATGTCCCTGTTCGGGGGTTGATCGAGTATCCACGGCCCATTTGATCTCCACGTCCAATTTACGGTCCTCGTTCCTGTTTCTCTGTCACACAATGTACGGCTTCAAGGCTTCCGTCATCGTTCTTCTCGCTCTTACTCTACTCCTCAACGTGGTTTGCGCTGCCGGTATGGAGAAGCACGTCGCTATGCAGAAGCGCGCTGGCCAGGACTGTGACAAGTGCGCTCAGTCCTACGTTGACTGCTTCTTCCGCTTCGGTATTTCCGGCTGCACTGACCCGAACGCGGAGCACTTCACTTACTGCCGCAACTGCTACGGCGTTGATCCCTCCTGGTAATTGCCTTGCTAGGACTGCCTCTACGGACGGATGGATATTCACAAATGCCACTATTTAAGACTGATCCTAAGAAACCTTTTACCAAATATGTATCCGCTACTATTGAGAACTTGTACGGTTCGCGAATCAGGGCACTGACGTCCGTGATTGATGCAACCCTCTCAAGTGTACCACTTCATTGATCGAGAGATTCTCATAGCTCTTAGTACTCTATCTCTTACAACGATTCCCAAATCTACATCCACCTTGAACTCGATTGCCAATATACCCTCAATACGTTTGATCATGGCGGCGTCTTATTGATGCGCCGAGAAAAAATTGGGCCATTCCTCACCCTCCTGCGACTTCAAGAGTCCGGTCCTCCACCCTGGGTGTCCTTCGGTCGGACCACTTGTACAAAAGGGTCCATACAATGCAAAACGCCGATGCACCAAGTACGCATCCGGCACAAATTAACAAGCCTTTCTTGTAACGTGGCGCATCTTGCTTCTCGAATATGTTACTGCCCACGAAACCGGCCAGTTGAATACTCATTGCATAGGCAGCCAGCGCGACAGGCCGTTGTCTTTCAGATAGTTTGGAGGATAGCCATGCGGCATTAATACCTTGTACACTTCCCATTCCGCCCTCCGTGACAATTACGGCCGCAAATAAGACCCCTTTTGCAGTGCCGTCAGGCGCTAGGGCAAGCCAGAGAAGGCCAACCGCAGATAAGAGAAACCCAGCCAGGATATGGACTCCACGCTCTCTGAACCGGTCTGAGCTCCATGCCAGCCCAATCGAAACAAACAAGGCAAGCACGTTACCCACACTGTTTAGTCCATTCGCAGTGTATCCTTGGAACCCAAGCGACTTGATAATGGAAGGGGCATACGTGTTGATTGGCATAAACATGACCGAGCTCAGAAATGCCATGGCACAATGGCCAGGAAGTTTCCAGCCCAAAAAGCAATCAAAGTCTCTAAGCTGTACACCACGGGATGATTCAGTGTGTTTGGTAGCATCATCCAGCTCGACTCGCGTTACCAGTGTAGTTGCTTCTTTTTCCGATAGAATACCTGGCAGCTTTCCCCAAAACAGATTGCTCCATCGGTTTCTAGAAGCGCTTTGCAGATCTCTGGGGAGAAAGCTCATTCCAACCAAGGCGACTACACAGGTCATCAAACCCTCGATAATGAATAGCCATTGCCAGCCATGAAGACCACTTCGGCCGTTCAATTCCAAAATACCAAGAGCAAGAACACCTCCAATAGCACCAGCAATGGAATTGGAACACCATAGAATTGCATACCGCAACCCCATCTCACCTCGGACGTAAAATCGACCCAAGTAGTAGGCGGCGCCGGGAATGAAACCTAGCAGTTGGTTAGCATGTTGTTCCAGAAATCTAGCAAGACGTACCAGCCTCGCACATTGCGAGAATAAACCGTGTAGCATAGTACCCGCCTTCGTTCTTGAGGCTTGCTTGACATATCGTGACAATTCCCCAAGCTAACATGATGCCTGGTAGCCAGACGTGCGGCCCCATGCGCTTTACAATAATATTGCTGGGCAGTTCGAACAGTACGATGGCCAGTGTAAAAAGAGTTTGACCGGTGTTGATCTGAGTTTGTGTCATTCCTAGCTGAGGAGCAAATCCATCTGTCAATGCGTTCCCCAGATTAGTCCTGTCAAGTTGAAGGTGGATGAACATCAACACAAGGAACCCGAGCACGAAAACGTCAATTTTGAGCCGACCTGTAAAGAACTCATTGCTTGATACAGTCTCTTCAGGTAAAGTGATAGAGTTGTTGGAGTCAAGCTCATCATTCATGCATATGTCGGTTTTCTCAGTGGACAATCGTTTTTCCTCGTTATGATCCTGGGACATTGCAATCTTTCTCGCAGCAAAAAGCTTCGCACTCAGGACTACATTTCATCTTGAAGTTCGACTGCTTTTTGATACATCCACGCAGAGGAGATTGCGCAATCTCGAACCTGGAATAAGGTTTAACTGCCCCGCGAAGAGCCAAATCTCAAGAGTCTATCACGAACAACCCCGCCTGGGCTCGGCCTAGACCGAACTTGTTATCTCCCTTCCCCATGACTTGGCGTTTCTTGGCCAATGCTTTTTAGCGCAGATTGCGTCTTTTGCTTCTTACCTAGTGGCTTGTAGAGCGGCGCTTTTCTATTGGTGACTTGCAAGCCCTCAGCTCGTCAGAGCCTCGGCGCCCACCGACGTTAATCTCGGCGCATGCCGAGATTTCGTTATCTTATTTCGAATTCTATACCTCACGGCAAATCAGAAATTGTTATCGCGTGGAGGCGCTTTGGCCCTTACGCAATGTTCCTGTCCAGTATAAAATGAGTCTTGATACAAAGATGCAAGTTTAACCTTACCCTCAACAACTCTCAAAGGTCATGCCGTCCAAGGTGGATCAAAACTCTATCCGTCGACGTGGTGTCGGTCTGATTGCGAGTGACCCTGACAAAGTCACGCCTGGGTATCTGTTGTTCTCGCCTCTAACCTCGAACACAACATATCTTGTCGACGTGGAAGGGAACGAGGTTCACCGATGGACACGCCCGTATCGTAATGGTCGTCACTCGCGCCTTCTTCCCAACGGAAACTTGGCTATAAACAGTATTGATCCAGATACCCCCCGTCCCTTTTGGTTCTTCAACAAGTACGGTGGAGGTATCATGAGCGAAATTAACCCGGCTACGGGCGAAGTGGTTCACGAGCACCGCGATCCCCTCGCGCATCATGATGCATACCACTACGGAGATGGCACAGGGAGGATCCTATATGCATCACTGGAGAAGCTTGACCATGACACGAGCGTCACGGTACTGGGTGGTCTTCCTGGAACAGAGGCCGATGATGGAAGCGTCTATGCGGATGTAATCAAAGAGGTGGATGGAAATGGAAACGTCACCTTTGAATGGCGTGTTAGTGAACACCTGGATCGCACTACGTTCCCGCTGCAACCTCACTATCCTAGGGAGCAATGGCCTCTGATCAACAGTGTATACCCGCTGAAAGATGGGAATATTCTGTGCTCACTTCGGAGTGTTTCTGCGGTTATCATCGTCTCTCGCACAGACAAGTCAATTCTTTGGCATTTGGATAGCAACACGGTTGCTCAGCAACACAATGCTACGGAACTTGACAATGGGAACATCTTACTGTTTGATAACGGTGCATTCCGCCATGACCAAAGTTTCCAATTTTCTCGCGCTTTGGAGATCGACCGTGCCAGAAAGTCAATTGTGTGGTCATGGAGTGACCCATCCAAGGAGCGTTTCTATTCTCCATTTATGGGAAGCGCACAGCGTCTGGGGTCTGTTGACCCTAATGCTAAGCGCGGAAACACACTCATCTGCGAAAGTGCATTTGGTCGCATTGTTGAGATTGATGATGAAGATAATGTGTGCTGGGAGTACTTCAATCCTTACTTTGAGCAATACAAAGAGCAGAGGCTTCTTGATGTTTTCCCTGCTGAAAGCAATGCCTTGTTCCGTGCCTATAAGTATGGCCCAGAGCACTTTCCTTGGCTTGAGCGAGCTAGCAGCAAGAGCTCGTAAATATAGTATACATTATAAAAACAAAAACAGCACTAAGAGGGAAGACCAAGGGCAAATTCGTCGATCGTTTCCAAAACAGTTTGGTCGAGTTCGTAAGGCACAAAGTTTGCGGATAACAACAACGCATTCCAATCGATACTTGGACTAGGCTCCTCTGGTGCATTGCTTACGCTTGGAAGTGGGCTTGAACTAGGGTCATCTCCAGTATGCCTCGAATAGTGCGGTGTTGTATTAATAGGGATAGACGAAGTATTCCTTGTGTGTACTCTGCGCGCTTTTCGGTACATCATATCCAATGTCTCGATTGCGTGCTGTGCAGCATTACTGCAGTCGGATGCGTCCGACAAGAGCGAAAACGTCAGTCGAATATAATCCTCAAGGCTCTGCACACTTTCTCGTCGAGACCCGCTCCAGTATCCTTGATGGTATAGCGCCAAACAACAAGCAACCCCAGCCGTGAAGACATGGATGCGGATAACCCACCATCGTAGCCCAGGAAAGTTGCCCAGTCGCCCTTGGGAAACCAATTCAAGAAGTTCTTTTGCAGAAGAAAGGGTGACGTCTGTGGAGTGTTGGTATGTTGGGTCAGTGTAGCCTCGAACCATAAAGGACCGATGCAGTCTCATGATTCGATTGTGTAGTGTGATATCAAGGAAAAGTGCTTGCCATTGCAGGGGTGTAGTAGGGCATTTTTGCTTGCTAAATTGAAGATAAGAGGGAAGCCTCTTGTGTAAGCCCCTTGTTTCCTGTTCCAAAGAAAGTATATCATGGTATTGGATCCCATGGGGAGAATGGCACAGGTCAATATATCGTCCCACTGTCATTGCATAAGGGATCTTTTCAATATGATAGCTCATCGAGGTCGGACCCAAGTGAATTGCATTCTCTTTTAATCCGGAAAAACAGAGATCCTCATCTTCAATATTGCGTGGCCTTTGTATTTCAACTTGCCCTGGCTGAATCAGGTATGTGAATTTACACGATGACGCTGTGTAATAGTCTTGACAGACGAGACTCCAGTACACTCGACGGTTTAGCTCCTTCTGTATTTCAATATTTTCATCTTGATCATGGTCTGAGGTGCCACTGGTTATTCCACTTCTTTTCACCGTCAGTCCATCTTGACTTGCCATCCCTAGCAGGTTTGCCATACGGATGGCAATGGCTAGATTGTGATGGTGCCTTATTCCTTTCCCATGGTCATTAAGCCATAGACCTTGCATAATTAGGGCTTGAATAGTGACAAAATTCGGATGATCAAGATATTCCCCGACTTCAAGCGCGCGACAGCTAAGCCTAAAGTAACGTTGCGCCTTCTGATACCTTTCTCGAGTTATAGTTATGTCAAAATAGATCGAGAGACATAGCATCGCAAAAAGAAGGGACAGTTGGATACAATTTGTATGATCACTTTTCATACTGGAGTAAGGCTCTTGAATTACTTGATCATACCAAGACTTGAACGTAGGTCGGTGCACGACATGGTGAATCCATTCGACTCGTTCAAAATACACACTGACCATATGATCACACGTAAATTTGTCGGGTAGAAAATTGAGTAATCCAAAAAAAGAATGGATATCTTGTTCCATCACCTCGCCGGTGTCCGCCGGACCTGCTTTCCGCTTCTTTGTGATGATTTGCTGGTCGAACATGTCGTGGTCTTGAACGCTAGAAGAGATTGCAATTTCAGCAGAAGATGAGTCGTAAGCATTTGTAGGAACTAAACCTGAAGTCCAGCTAGAGGTATGGCCGTGTTGTTCTTGTGCATGACTTTGATGGGTTGGCGATGCTCTGGAAAATGTTCGTGTAGCACTGGTTTCAGACGGACCAGACGCATTTAGATGATTACTTCTGACCAGCTGCTCAAGCGCTGAAACGCGATGTTTTAACTCTTCAACGCCAGCTACCAGAGATTCTTCTTTGAGAGAACCCTCAGTAGCCCATTGAGGCAGGGATGATAATGGCCATGTACATTCTTCTCCCCGCCTTTTGCAGTTTCCACAGTGCTTTTGTCTGTCGCATCGAACTTTTCGTGTACGACACGGAAAACATGACACAGGAGGACGCGATCCGGATGCGCTTTGATCGTCCTCGACCATTACCGCTGCATGCTCAGCCAAGGTAGCAAGCGTAAAGCGAGCGAGCTTAATCAGTCCCAGCACGTCATTTGGTTTGTGTGGAGGCAGCTTAGCAAAGACCAGATAAGCAGGTAATTATGCACGGTGCAACAATAATTATGACACCATCGTGAACGTGGGGTATAATGGCAAGCACTAACATGGATTGTGCAAGGTAACGTCATGGAGAAATC
The Malassezia japonica chromosome 2, complete sequence genome window above contains:
- a CDS encoding putative PKS-like protein biosynthetic cluster (EggNog:ENOG503NWH8; SMCOG1022:Beta-ketoacyl synthase; antiSMASH:Cluster_1; TransMembrane:1 (o2338-2359i); COG:I), coding for MSETNANLTNGAPADDTVCIVGIGVMLPGASDKAEFLDMLTSKRSGIGKVPKDRWNADKYTGRGDIPSKICTDRGGFLHYIHDFDNLEFGISRKEAYDMDHHQMALLSTSLQALEDSGLAYRGSSCGVYVAGSHEAHNIPRDMYEISAYNGTGSSPSIQANRLSFAFDLTGPSMYLDTACSGGLTAVHLARSAILQGDCDTALAAGTSLIFSPNASISFSKLGTLSPDGVCRTFDADANGYVRGEGCAVVVLKRTSAALRDNNHIYAEVTGSCINANGRGSSLTMPERRMQMHTMRRAYAQARRAPHEAVYVECHGTGTTVGDPIEANGVGEVFSEGRAEARRLAIGSVKTNVGHLETGAGIVGLIKTALSLDTGLILPSLNFRTPNPKIHWDAFKIRVATEVEEYPSDALTHDGRYVASVSSFGFGGANGHLVLERAPHHAPPASALAKDDLFLVAAGGMTSRSLAAVTEGISAAFAAAPDVVDAALIARVATERARGHTLTQYAVGAAGAPLKFSEQKLIASKDLRMQKLFVFSGQGPQHGAMGRRLYARYPAFRASIERSDEVVRKFYGRSFVHDYGLFAPGGTAAVPAGDDGVWDVDGIVISITMFQIALYDLWVAVGLVPDAVAGHSVGEIAALYASGAFSLEQTLRLALARSHALADLRSVGGTMAALGTDAASGERLVRDVLDEQRVSDGLWISAVNSVEAVTVSGRKELIAALVEKAQARGMFARPLRVGGPYHSPLVDVCKASFCDEVHAVLGEGGVSQRTFVSTVNGTVYEPGRRFETDYCWDNVRNPVLFQPALDAYFAHGKQQEQSMLVVEIAPHNVLLSYMDEIAKAAGVAETTTVVSSARRPNLRAGEAPDAPAEVEQFLHAAGTSLCAGARDLSVDLLESLAPVSLPLGYNHKRLPNFPLQGVEQEFSEDPVSANRRLAFDPRPLSSPLFRMSPKTHSWTLGHQIREAIVVPGTAYLEAAFESGARTLRHVQIHRALMLREDDLPKYCGLRHTDVPNQWTFSSASKVTTDDRGVILDTKHASGFGYPEPSTRGPANATELLGENFMDDFDLTMEADHFFSKIRSTGASYTREFAMITKLLTSSKRGRDYLSFVDPLPDLWTTKEAQGMCVHPGLLDSLLLSTWAIVFSFEDQSKLVKDTYMPSSFEEVSLLVDPAELRSVRGFMIHFICLEANEIGTCLDITLFDRDTGRTLVIVRGLRSRRVIENDGQEMVAYTETWEPRFLGPMAHLAPALDEKEAVAAVADMSLVHAADRLSAEAERNAQEMYALDAVRDAVALGAVALLESVLEHAAAEGRQVVRVLEVYVHQKKARLSGLVARAAKRGIHLEVVPLNLAKNKAQGDAPYDIASAAKDAERVRPASFEFVCAIDVLRSSPTPQDALDELEDMLVPGGVLAVFELSAANAVVCAACYGADKHTTDFLQSAGFDSGMHTTVVRQRTTPWLCRAGHVDVDPSGVTKLDDTTVVYRFCAGTETELVEAVKSLGANPTGSVWVLGEDDAQGARGLSLAGTIENEFPNIHAYGVVFASDVPEERRLAVLAELIQLAPTGAVEPFTRVCGGGTIFQRRIVRAPGIVEQPLTSPWVLDLDGRQLAASVSALVPHQYLPPPLGPHEVLVRTEAVALNFKNVLSATGLLPANDRLSEFAGTVVEKGSDVTRFQIGDRVMGSSNLCREGTHATAGDLLLTAVPDNMSTLEAAAFPIVYGTVYHGLVQLANIRRGDAILIQAAAGGVGVSAIQIAQRRGLEVFCTVGSQQKRDFLHKTFGIPYENMSNSRSIEAWRGESRRWLQARNKNGFDVVLNSLQGVGLQAGLDSLAPLGRFVDISKRDHLAGSPMTMAHFAKAICYFAIELGMLAHKDPERMAQLMEEVTQEHVHAPFQYLVGHPFSGVNGLQEAYLLMESGTHIGKIAVDLSEACSAGTRSPQLPPKAVFDPRATYVLLGGCGGLGPRLAIMMIANGARNIILTGRRGKLDMVDKRSIDAIGGDPLYPGVRVRVMAADALSEDDMRGVFDAANEMAPLAGIFHMAVALADDQFVNMDEAKFKRVTDSKLGVLEVIERLVDVSSLDFLMLFSSTAALYFNPGQANYNAAQAYFNRMAKDHRNIISIAVPAITDVGVFAQLVEAKGKTAATKSMLALACSSRELCMRIRDALSRTVTNQPVPYYIPGNLDWTVSYKIAESCRTSFSHLAEHDDDDEVVETGLQEVDAVTGMLCKLLNLEPDSIDDSAFLSALGLDSMSASRLSAVLDAEHGVKMTQLQLLGPVSVGALRAVLAATGDENGGPKQALADKAEDYAADVTKFESEAITDETLGEFDIAQINAENDKLRVFITSGTGFLGSAVLASMLRALPRAHFTALLRGDCVAGAEQRLREAFSKNMHDTAELGRVHVVLGDVTKPRLGLSDADWTQLAAETDLVVQTHGKADHVAGYRSLVQVNTYSTSQVLKLVATTKPKALCYFGSTNMWINTAGEKNVKVIREDFDLSALASGLLGGYRQSKWVSERLVERARARGVPVLVVRPGTLGGIAGMGEELNRETYQLGRSKDSFINRIIAGCEQFGYAPISQANFSETPISWFGDMFGRLLTKPAAWSGKYPAFHIKNPHALTDMNSSRVETTFKWIPMDEWATSFKAYANTEEGSTNPLTPLVGYIDLLVSLPDFDMQFTRSVLGEEFVECPTS